The nucleotide window CAGAGGTAGTGAActaatcattttattcaggtgtgttgacctaggctgatatctaaaacctgcaggacaccagcccctGAGGCCTAGAGTTCCCCTACACATGACATGATACATGGAGATTAGAAAACATGATATCTATCCACAGAAGGTTACACATCTGTTCTGTTCCTGAGTAAATGCTACCTGGGAGTGAGATAGGGCAGcactacaaaaaagaaaaaacacaaatcgGGTCATTTCAGAGGGCTTCCCTAGCTGACTTGAGATCAGTGATCACGTGTTTACAGTGAAACAGTCTGAAGgggaaaacagagagagaggtgaTCCTGGAACAGGGGAAGCGATCGagttctctctctcctcctcttccctctTCTTCCAAGGTCCAGAGGTTTTCAAGTCGACACAAAACTAGAGAACACGAGCTCACTTGACTGATTGTGGCGCCACAGCTGGGTTCACCCCAACATGCTGATCCCACGTCAGCAATGAGCTCTTTACTGCTGCGAATTGTAGCTAACCTTGGGAATTTACAGACCTTGGCAGGGTGTCAGCATTCAGGAAGATAGACTCGGGGGGTAAATGTCAGACGTAGAAAAGCCGTACCCTGGAAGTACTGACATGCAGGTCATCGTCGAAGAACTTGGTCTCTATGATAACATTACCactagaaaacaaagacaagtgTCAGCCTTTAGTAAAAGTGAAACATAACGGAAAATTCACTACAACAGGGCAAAAGTTACATGAATGCTGCGCAACTTTGTACAGCTGTGACTGGTAGAATAAAAGGAAACTAAATGTGGCAGTTGACTTTAATTATGATTAGCCTGCGCTTCCCAAGTAATCTGTTTAAAGATAACCTCCCAGCGCACTGAAAGAAGAATGTAGGACTGCTGAACGACACTTTGTGTGGTTTGAAGCTCAGCAACTGGGTCTTTTATGATTCCGTCGCTGAAAATCCACAGGGCGACTACGTGCAAATGTTCAGATCATCACAATAAAATACATGTATGTACTAATATTTCAGCCAAGAACATAAGACCACTTGTGTGCTGATGTACACTTTGTATCGCTATGGAAGCACGCCTGATGTAGCTCAAGGCCAGATAAAAGCCTATCGCAGCTCTATGGCATTAAAACAGAGACGGTCTAAgtgcagaaacacaaaacaaagcacAGAGGAAACATCTGAGCAGGACTCACGTTAAAACATTGGCTGGCATCATCTGGGACTCTGGAGCCGCTTCTATCAGAGACTGCCATGTGTTGGTGGAGTTGGGGATAACGAAACCAAACTCAAAGAACCACTCtggacagagagacacagacagagggCTCAATGCTGCTGCTCTAGCATACACTATCATTGCTATTACTTGGCCTAAATATTAGTTCACAGACATTTCTCTTCTCAGGTggaaaacagcagcacaaacatgtTATGTGGGTGTGgattgtgtgttttctctctggaACCTTAACTCTGTGCAGCAGGGTGTCAGGGGGATTACTGTACtacaaacacagtcaaacagGGAAGTGACGACAATGTACAACAGGTTCCAGGGCTGTGAGCTGTCTGTTCTTCTCAAACGGCCTTCTAGTAACCCTGCacaggttttccttctttcagaTTTCAGCTTGCTTGATCATAGAATGTTATAATTAACTTGCTAATAAAttcacaaaaatacatttttatttaattgtaattctgagcattttatcatttttggTTTGGAAAACTGTAACTAATGACCAAAAGACACAACACAATAATAATCATAACACTATGTAGCAATTGTATTCATTGTTTAACCTTCCTAAGACTAACAGGCCTTCATTTGTCCCTTCACATggtcaaaacaacaaaaagccgTTAGCCTCCTAGTAAACGCACCTATAGTATCAATTTCAGAAACCTGCATTGCCTTGTTCTCAAGTTCTCATGTTCACAAAATTTTCAAAAAAACTGACCACTTACTTTTTAAgtctagggctgccacaaacgattattttgatagtcgactagtcaccgattatttttgcgattagtcgactaatcagatcatgcatccattggacgtaaaacgtacagcttattgcaccagcatgcatctgctcttatttaactatcattagcttacagcttgaagtgtttaaggtatgtgctaactaaaaataaagacaagatgatagtttattaaattttaatgaaatctgcaggttgtttcagtgaagtttaataaactcagccctctgctccttgctatctaaaatataacaggacaccggagtatattctcgagcatctcacacttctgataatcagttttctgcttgacgtttattcagctgtgtaaaaactacaactttatttctcagccaaaccgatttactcaggaacaaataaaatactaaaaaaaaaaaaaaaaaaaaaaaaaaaaaagccaaacaatataatttttaagttatctaagtgacttatattacatgtttaacctgagtagcgaaagacagtggtgggtttgaaaatgatttgccgggagtccggtgttctcaccggctctagtgagccttgcccccggctagttatcgagctagtgggtaacagacgtttCCGAAAACGTcagagcgcttttgaaaatatgcggtgtcttgataaactgagcagatatttgaggtttacacagttacattctcgCCTCTAAAtatgttaaactttattttgtgacccaaaaagaataataagagtgacattaaaactaactagctagcTACCGCCACTGTTGACAAATGAGCAGAGCCGCGCtgtgaattctgggacacagcttcttcttcttcggggtttaacggcagctggcatccttgtacatgcagtgctgccatcttctgtttcagtccgttattacactcttacatactactacttattcctgcgtcttttgcgatcttacaaagcttcaaacgacgcgtcgactattaaatcaaatcgtcgacgtaatcgtgactagtcgactaatcgtggcagccctatttAAGTCCAAGTCATTGAGGTTTGAACTCGTCTCAGATTTTTAGTAGACACAGCTATGGTATCAATGCAAAGCTTGGTGACCACCCACCCGCCCACCGTGGTGACGACATGACCCCGTCAGCCGATTACAGCTGAGGGGTCAAGGTTAAGTGACACGGCTGAGATGATGCTATGTGAAAGGGAGGTTTACTTCAAACACGTTAACATCTTCAAATAGCATTTAAGTGCTTACTCTGTGGACAGTATTCACTTTTAAGGGAAtactattttattttgtatatattcattttgttctttgttttttttttttaacaaattttaAACATATTGTAATAAACTTCACATAATTTGGAGTAAAATAGGTTTAATCTTACACTGACTATATTATATGATACAGATAAGATATGGATAACATATAGCACTTTTCCAGTAGCACCTAGTCGACTcagtttttaacatgttcagtTAGCTACTGGTCCCTGTACCACATGTGGATAAGATGTCTGTAGAACCAGACGGGAACATGCAGGGCTCCATTCATGTGGAAACGAACACTGATGTGTCAGTTTTCACATATTACCTTCTAAACACTGTCCTTTGAAGAAAACTTTCTGCTCCAGTCTGAACTTCTCCAGTTTCTCTGAGGAAGAAAAGTTGAGCTCTCTGGACACTGCTTTACACTTCAGGATCTTCTTTGGGACACGAGCTGAAGAGACAGATATGAAATTATATAATTAACTCTGCTTACAACAGCTAGGTATTTAACACAAGCATTCGATGTTTTCATTTGTGGGCCCAGGACCTAAGAATTAAAACTTAAATATGAGTTTGCAAAAATTTAGTGATCTCAATTTAGCAAACAAATCTAAAACAACAGTTTGATGCTATTTtgtttccagcatcttgttgaaTCTCTGTCAAAAATAATGAAGGCTAAAGGGAGTAAACCCAGTAATACCAAGGTCTAACTAACGAAGTAGCCAGTGAGCGCATGTTGTAGTATATGTGTAACaactacttttctttctttctttttttttttttacgccAAAGCTAAATGAATAAACTCATGCAGCAAACAGACAGTGGCATCTGCAAAAATTTGGGCACCTAAAAGCCCTGAACTGGCAATCTGGCTTTTGCCCAGTGGgtccatttttttccttttgtagaTATAATTATACAGGCTACAGGTCAGCTTGTAGGATCCGATCAAATCTGTCAACGCAACTGACCCCTCCTCTGCCTTCCCTGTGCACTCATGCACCTTGTAGAACAGAGCGTAGCGTGGAAGAAGTGGCTGATAAAGATggaacaaagcaaacaaaaacggTAAAGTGGAACTGAAAAgctaagacagaaaaaaaaaagcgcaaatggtaaatggactggttctcttttctactctactgctgcactcaaagcactttatacaacatgcctcattcatttgttcacatccattcatacaagcacgtTTTCTATGCTTATGTGCTTCCAtccaacattcacactccgacagatggttagtatcttgcccatcCAAACCTATGGCATCGAAACCAAAGCAGcctgggattgaaccaccaaccttccactTAGTACGACCCGCTCTAGCTCCTGAGCTATAGCCACTCTGATATAAGAAATGGATGCAGCAAACTGTGTGAAATTAAGCAACATGTTAGTTGTTAGGGCTGCTGCTACACTGACAGCTGTAGTCCTAGCAACAACTAGTAACCAGCCATCGCAGTCAcaggaggctgctgctgctcgcACTTGCTGTGGAGAAgtgcaggaggagagaccgCAGGCCCAAGAACAgagtgagaaagagaggaaggtgtGATTACTATGGTTTAAAAATGATGGAGGGATATGATGGGGAAGGGAGAGAGTGAAGAATAATGAATCTTATCttagaattctgagaaaaaagtcagaattctgacttttttctcagaattctggaaaagaagaaaaaaaagacctgcccactttttctttttttttcccccagtgtcCCTAATCTTCTTCCGTATATACATTATTTGAAGGCACAATGCCACAAAACATTTCATGATGGATGTGATGACTCCACTCCTGTTCACCTGCAACAGTCAATCCTGATAAACAGTCATTTCCGACCTTATCTGTCATTTACAAAagaacacatttgttttttgtgctgcACACAATTTTCACTGGAAGAGTGAAACCAATTTCTTCCAATGTTAACTAGAGGCTGGTTTCTACAACAGGATGATTGAAAACCGCAAAATCACTTTGGTAACATTAAAAGGCCAATCTGGTGTTTTTTGAGTGGCCCTCACAAACGCCTCTTGAACATTATAACTTTAAAACTTAAAATGATATGAAAAAATGAGTGTGTCTAAATATACAGCctctaaataaacagaaagaagGATACTGCATATATAGAACCATCAGTATCAACTCACACAGAATGCAGTGTTGGCTTATAAGATGACTGGGTTTTATTATAAATTAGTGGGTAAACCATCTGATAAACAGGTCTCATAAAAATGATTTGAAGACTTGTATTTAGTTGTTCTGTCACAACAGATATGACTTGAGTGTCAAAAGTGCAGACATACCTTCGTGCTCTACTCCCGGTACAGAGAGGTCCTCCGTCCCCTGCCACAGCACTTTGCCCGTCTCTGCATCCCGAAGATTCATCCAGTTTCTACCAGGAAACGGTTAAGTAACAGTGACCTAACCAAAGTGAACGCACCACTCAAATACACACACCGGCAGACTTACTGGGGATTTTTTCTGCAGTGGGAGATCTACAACGTAGCTATGCTGTAACCCCTCGGGCTCATACGCTGTAACCTAGTGTgtactagggctgccacgattagtcgactagtcacgattacgtcgactattaaaatcgtcgacgact belongs to Oreochromis niloticus isolate F11D_XX linkage group LG17, O_niloticus_UMD_NMBU, whole genome shotgun sequence and includes:
- the pde6d gene encoding retinal rod rhodopsin-sensitive cGMP 3',5'-cyclic phosphodiesterase subunit delta gives rise to the protein MSSDEDRAKEILKGFKLNWMNLRDAETGKVLWQGTEDLSVPGVEHEARVPKKILKCKAVSRELNFSSSEKLEKFRLEQKVFFKGQCLEEWFFEFGFVIPNSTNTWQSLIEAAPESQMMPANVLTGNVIIETKFFDDDLHVSTSRVRLFYV